The sequence TCTTTCTGATCAGGCAAAAATGGTTCTTGACCTATTTCAAGGCAAGATTATTGAATAACCAATCTTCAAGGTCATTGTGAATTACTGGTAATGTGTAAATAATGATTGACGGTCATCAAGAGNNNNNNNNNNNNNNNNNNNNNNNNNNNNNNNNNNNNNNNNNNNNNNNNNNNNNNNNNTGCTTAGAGATTGCTTCACAACAACGATTTTAGAAAATATCCTTGCTACAAGGTTCGCAATGACTCTCAATTATTTTAAGGAGAAAAGAAAAAATACTTACTGATGTCATGCCGGACTTGTTCCGGCATCTATACAGTTATAGCTTAGAGTTGAAATGTGGTTAGATCCCGGGTCAAGCCCGGGATGACCTTTCTACTATTTTATAAATGTGTAAAAACTTTTTCTTGTTTACTTAGTTAATATTTGACCAATGCTGAAATGCTTATAGCCGGATATCATTTTATTTCTTTTTTTGTAATCTTTTTAAGGCTTCTTGTGCTTGAGCATCATCAGATTTTAGCGTAAGGCATCTATCATAATATTTTACAGCAAGATCTTTTTTACCTATTAATTCAAGAATCAAGCCTGTATTGTAGTATGCATCAGCTGATAAGGGATTCAGTTTGATTGCTTCATTAAAAGATTTCAGCGCATCATAATATTTGCCATTCTTAAAGTAAATGTTACCAAGGTTATAATGAGCAAGTGTGAATTTGGGATCAATTTTTAATACCTTCTTCATCTGCTTCTCTGCTTTAGCGAGCTTCTTATCTTTATATAGACAATAAGCATAACTATATAAAAGTTCAATTCTATCTGGTTTAAGGGTTAATGCTTTTTCATAAAGGTTAGTCGCTCGGTTGTATTTATTAATTTGCTCATACAAGCCCGCAAGTTCAGCCATATACCAGGCATCTTTTTGAGGTTTAAATGCTTCTTGATCAAGTAGTTTTATTGCTTCATCAGTTTTGCCTTTGCTGATTAAGTTTTTGATTTTATCTATAATTACTTGAGAATCAGGATTATGCTGATCTGATTTATTTTTTGATGCAACATTTACGAAATTTTCAGGATGTCCGTGCTCTCCAATATTCACTGTTTTTATATAGTCTTTACTCTCTTCACGCAGCGTAGACAACGCAATTTCATATACTTGAGGTATATCCTCTATTTTTATACCATTTTTGTTTTTTTCTTTCTTAGCTTTAACAAATTTTTCTTTTAATCTGTCAAATGTAAGAATATCAAGACCTGATAAATCCCCATAGCTTGAATCTAAATTCGGATAGAATGCACTGTCTAATTTTAATGCATCTTGAGGGCATGGGTTGATTATACTGTCAGGAATATCATTGAATTTTTCTTTATTAATCTTTAAGTCGAATTGAGTGGAGATGCCCGATGATACACCTGGATTAAACTGGGCAGGCAATAAGTCCTGTGAGTAAACTGTACTAACAGGATTATTCCACTGTAAGTAGACCAGGCTAAGCAACAGGATTAATTTTTTTTGATGAATTTTCATGATTTTCCTAGGTAGGTTAGTTTTTTATCTAACTACAATTTTAAACGAATTTTTAAAAAAAGCTAGTCAGAATTGATATTTTCAGCTGTTTCCATGTGTATGAGAATTACAAGTATAACACTGATTTTAGAATAGCTCGGAAAAATTTTTTAAAATATTTGATAAAAAAAACTCTTGCGTATTTTAACTTATTAAATATAATATATATGTCCGCATTTATTCTTTTAGGAAAGGAGTTTATGGATGAATAAGGAAGAATTAGTACAAGAGGTCGCTAAAAAAGCTAAAGTTACACAAAAAGAAGTTGCTGATATCTTATCAGTATTTGTAGATGTTGTTGAAAAAACAGTTTCTAAAGGTAAAAAAGTAACTTTAGTAGGCTTCGGTACATTCGAATCCCGCAAACGTGCTGAAAGAACAGGTAGAAACCCACAAACAGGTAAAGAAATTAAAATACCTGCAAAAACAGTTCCTACCTTCACAGCAGGTAAAAAATTCAAAGAAATGGTTAACAAATAAGAATTATTTGATTAACATAAAAAGCAGGTTCCTAGTGAACCTGCTTTTTAAATTGGTTTTAAATTATTGCCTTAAATTTCTCCGAATTAGCTTCTGGAATTTTTTTCTAATTTTTTACCACAGTTATTAACTGATACAAATAATTAAATAAATTGTAAACTTTACAGCTAAAATGTT is a genomic window of Candidatus Melainabacteria bacterium RIFOXYA2_FULL_32_9 containing:
- a CDS encoding DNA-binding protein; protein product: MNKEELVQEVAKKAKVTQKEVADILSVFVDVVEKTVSKGKKVTLVGFGTFESRKRAERTGRNPQTGKEIKIPAKTVPTFTAGKKFKEMVNK